The Planktothrix tepida PCC 9214 genomic sequence AGTTCACAACCGAAGGCGGACAGTTTAGCTGGTGGGACTATCGCCAAGCCTCCTTCCGACGCAATACCGGATGGCGCATTGATACCCATTATTTAACCTTACCCCTCTACGAAGTCGCCAGCAATTCTATCATCGATAAAATTCCTAGAACCTGGGAACAGCCGAGTGATCACACCCCTGTCATCTTAACACTGGACTTAATCACAGGAGCATAGGTGATTAATACTCTTGCATTTTGACTAGAGTTATCGTATCTTAATTGAGAAGCTTTATCAACTAATCTTTAAAAACCCAGAGGAATTGAGAGCTTCCAAAACCATCACAAAAGGCACTAGGCTGACAAGTTGAGCAACTTAGCCTAGAGCCTTTTCAGCCGAAAGCGATAATTAATGACCGCTTTTGAAATATCCTTGTGTCTTGATTGAGCGATAACCCTGGAAAGTCCTCGCTTAATTTAGATTGGATAGTTTCATTGTAGGTTTTTTTAGGATTTTCTGTCAAGTCAATCCTTAGAAACGTCAGCATTAATTATCGTTTTCTAAACTAATTGAGAATTAATCTGAATTGGTAAAACCTTCAATGCAAACAAACACCTCAAATTTTCCGCGTTCTCTGGATTTAGCAACGCTGTGTATCTACGGACTTAGTATTTTATCCGCAGGTTTATTTCTGTTTTTACCCTTCGTCAATTTACTACATCCGAGTCCTTGGCAATGCAGTTTAGGAACTCTACATGGCTTTGGTTCCCTATTAGCAACCGTCGTCATTGTTTACACCGGACATTTAGCATTTTCCCTCCTCAGAGGCGCAAGTAAAATTCTGCCTCAAATGCGAACTTTAGCCTTTTGGTCGAGTTTTATTTCCTTTTTAGCCATTTAAGGATTATCTTCAAGAAATTCCCTTATCTCAACTTGAAACAACGTTAAAATCTCCCTCTCCCTTGGGTCAATTTATCGTGGTTTTCACGCCAGATGGTTCCCTAGAACTCAGTTTTTTATCAACGAAAAACCCATAATGATCAAGGGTAATTCGGGAGGATTAAAAGCGTTTAAACCCGTCCTCTCGTCATTATTTATTTAAGAAAAACTCTCAAAAACTATGAACAAGACTCTACCCATTCAATCGATGACTTACTCAATATTAAAGTGTTTTAAAACATCTGTGATCGCGAGTTTACTCTTATTGAGTAGTAGTTGCAATAATACGGCATCAACGAATAATCCCTCACAAGCCGTATCACCAGAGATGACGACCTTAGTAGTAAGTAATTTTGCGGATGAAGTGGTCATTCCCACCTATCAACAGTTAGTACAAGAGGCGGGAGAACTGTCGAAAGCCGTTAATGGGTTTGTAGAAAACCCCACCGAAGAAACTCTCAAAGCGGCACAAAACGCTTGGATAACGACTCGTGCTCCTTGGGAACAAAGTGAAGCCTTTGCCTTTGGCCCTGCGGAATCATTAGGTTATGATGGGGATTTAGATGATTGGCCTGTGAATGAAACGGATGTTGTTGCTGTTATTAATAGTCAAGATGAAATCACCTTAGAGTCGGTGAAAAAACTGCAAACAACGCAAAAAGGATTTCATACAATTGAATATCTATTATTTGGTTTAGATTCTCAAAAAACGGCTCAGGATTTCTCTGAACGGGAATTAAAATTATTACAAAATTTAACCTTAGCGTTTAATGAATCTGCCAATAGTTTAACGAAAAGTTGGGCAGAAGGAGTAAATGGGAATCCAGCTTATCGGGAGGTTTTAGCAACCGCAGGAACGAATAATAATCCCGCCTATCCCACCCCACAAGCCGCCGTTGAGGAAATTCTACAGGGGATGTTAGGCTGTTTGGATGAAGTAGCCAATGAGAAAATCGGGAAACCGTTAGAAACGAAAGATCATTTAAGCTTTGAAAGTCGATTTAGCCAAAATTCTCTAACAGATTTTAAGAATAATCTTAAAAGTGTTGAGAATGCTTATTTAGGGCAAATTTCAGGAACCGGAACGCAAAGTAATAGTATTAGTAGTTTAGTGGCTCAAAAAAATCCTGAATTAGATCAAAAAATCAAACAGGAATTAAAAGCAGCGATAGAAGCTGTTAATGCGGTTCCTAGTCCGATTGAAAACAGTATTAAAAGCCCAGAAAAAACGGCTAAATTAACATCAGCTAAATCAGCGATTTTAACCTTGTTTTCTACAATAGAAACACAACTTCTTCCCCTGCTCAAAACAACCTAATATCGGTGTAGAGTATTTTTCTCTATTAAAGTTATCAAAACATACCCAAAAATACCCTAATCAATATCTTTCCCTCCACTCATACAATCAATGCAAACCCTATCCTTAAAATATCCTCCCCGAAAATCGATTAAATTTTTAATCATTTTCGCCATTGCAATTTTAGGAGGAATTACCCTATCTCATCTTTGGCATTTTCAAAATTTGTTTCAACCTGAAATCTCTTTAGCAGGAGGAGAAACAACGGTATTTAACCGTAGTTCTAGTAGTTTTGAACAACCCTTAAGCAATTTAGATGAAGCTGGAAAGAAAAAACATACAGAATCTAATACTGCTTTTGAGGCGAATTTTGTCACTAAACCTGCACAAATTCATCCTGGGTTAGGGCCTTTTTTTAATAATGCTTCCTGTGCAGGATGTCACCTGAAAAATGGTCGAGGTTTACCCGAACCCGGACAATTATTAGTAAGGGTTAGCGCCACAAAAATTAATCCGATTCAACCCGGTAATTTTCATTTAGAAGGATCGGTTAAAATTGATAATTCACCGCCTGTTCTAGGACTGGGAACCCAAATTCAAGATTTCGCCATTTATGGACAAAAACCTGAAGCCACAGTTAATATAGAATGGCAAGAAAAAACGGGTCAATATGGCGATAAAACCTCCTATAAATTGCGATCGCCACAGCCTAAAATTATCCTTCCTAATGGTCAACTCATTGCAACGGATATTCAAAAATCCTTGCGAGTTCCACCGCCTGTTTTTGGTTTGGGTTTATTAGAAGCGGTTCCTGAACAAACGATTTTAAATCTCGCTGATCCTCAAGATAAAAATCAAGATGGAATTTCAGGAAAAGTGAATCAAGTTTGGGATGTTCAAAAACAATCACAAGCATTAGGACGGTTTGGTTTAAAAGCTGGAAACCCGACATTAATTCAACAAAATGCGGGAGCTTATGTCAATGATATGGGAATCACAAACCCCTTATTTACTGAGGGTGAAAAACCAACGGATATTGATCAAAAAACCTTAGATTTAACGACATTCTATGTCCAAACTTTAGCCGTACCCGCCCGAACCTTATTAGATGATCCCAAAGTTAAACGAGGCGAAACTTTATTTAAACAAGCAAATTGTGTTTCCTGCCATTTACCAACCTTAAAAACTGGGAATCAGGCGGTTAAAGAATTAGCTAATCAAACCATTCATCCCTATACGGATTTATTATTACATGATTTAGGTTCTGGATTAGCCGATAACCGCCCGGAATTTCAAGCATCAGGAACGGAATGGCGCACCCCGGCGTTATGGGGAATTGGGTTAACTCAAACGGTGTCTCCCTATTCCGGCTATTTACACGATGGTCGGGCGCGAACCCTCGAAGAAGCGATATTATGGCATGGGGGAGAAGCCGAAACCGCTAAAGAAGCCTTCAGAACCATGAACCAGAAAGACCGAGAGGCGTTAGTCCGCTTTTTGCAGTCGTTGTAAATTTTTGGGGAAAAAATCTTCAGTCAAGGGTACAGATAGGGTAATATAATAGTTTGTGCAAAATCTTCATTAAACTAGGCTCATGGCTGTACCCAAGAAGAAAATGTCCAGGTCAAGACGCGATATGCGGAAGGCGACTTGGAAGCGGAAAGCAAGACTACAAGCTGAAAAAGCGTTATCCCTCGGTAAGTCTGTTCTCACAGGTCGTTCTACAGGATTCTACTATCCCACTGACGACGCAGAAGAAGGCGACGAAGAATAAACCGATTACCTGTGCGAAATTATCAAAGAATCGGGGCGAGGAAGTCTCTCTGTTAGGGTGAGAAAACCTCGTCCTTTTGGTTTTTGGATAGAATTTTAATAAAATTATTTGGATCTGGGTTTACTATTTTAGGAACCTTGATCTATAATTAGTGAACACCTAAAACCCGACACCTTGGGGTGAGGCTTGTCCTCACCCCACCCCCAAGTTTTAAACAGAATTACGATTATCAATAAGTTGTAAATTACAGCGTTAGTTGTCTATCTACCGTGATTTCTTTTTGAGCCTGATTGATAATTATTCCGAACCACAATCGGAATGGTTAGTTGTTTATCTATCGTAATTCCTTTTTGAGCTAACTTACGGGCTTGAACACTACTCGGTAATATATGATTTCCATTAGAGGCAATCCAATGAAAAGACTTTGGTTCTTGATTCAATTCAGGGGCATCATTGATGAGAAAATCTTTTAACCATTGAAGCTTATTCTGAAAACAGTTTACTTCATCTGTTTTAGCACTATGTACTTCGATAAAATAAGTTTTACCATCATAACTAACTGCATAGTCCCAACGTGAAGCATTAGGATATATTGATTTAACTGCTGTATCAATATCAACACTCCCTTCACATTTACTGGTATCAAGAGGTTTTACTTTGCTACTATTTGAACCTAGAGCTTTTAATCCCTTTTCAAAAGCATTCTTTAATAAAGGCGTATTCTCGATCACTTTCTGAAAACTCATTCCTTCTCCTGAATCGCTTGGGAAACAACATCCGATGCCTGACTACTAAAGCTAGTTAATCCCCCCCAGTTGGCGATCACAGGGTCAGGATCAAATGGATCTAAAGATGAAATATTACGGACATAAACGCCGTCTTCTTTTTGGTCAAAATAGTAGGTCAAAAAAGTCTTATGATTGAGAATAGTCTCAAATAATTTTGTAGTTGGGGCAGAGGGCTTCAGAGCAAAAAGTTTATAAAGATATTCGATATCAGGATTCTGTTCTCGTAAGAAACGAATAGCCCAAACCGCTTCTAAAAGGACAGGAGAATGAGTTGAAATGAGTAAGCGATATCCTCGATGCAAAAGTTCCAAGCACATCAAAATTACTGATAAAATTGCTTGAGGATGCAATCCCATTTCGGGTTCTTCAATTACGACCCAATCTATATCAGACTTTTTAGATGCTTTTGATATCGGCATTAGCCAATAAAGACCTAGAAGTAAAGGCATAAATTCTCGTTGTCCAGCAGACCAAGACATGAAGGATAAGCGATTTCCATTCATATTAATTTGGATGCTTTTACTCATTCCGGTGGTGTTAAGTTCTACCTGAGCACCGTGAAAAATACTCTGATCGAGTGCATCACGAAGTTCCTGTTTAAGGCGACCTTTTTGGGGAAAGATTGGGCTACCTTTATTACCCAAACCTTGTTGCATGAGTAGCAATAAATGCTCACTAAAATTGCGAACGACATAGGGAGCTCCATTAAAACTGCGAAACAATCGAGGCCATCCATTTTCAAGAGTTAGCACACGCTGGGCTGGCATAAAGAAAAGCTGTTCTTTTTTGCGACTATTTTCGTTTAATAATTGGTCTAAATCTATACTTTTGTTATTACTATATATTTCTGTGTTTTTACTCCAGAGATTTCGCATTCCATCTCCGAAATAAAACTCGATTAAATTATTGATATTTCCTCCCCAGTCATAGCCATTTTTTTTGATTGTATGCACAATATCTCCACTATCAAGTAAAAGTTTTATTAATTGCAATAAAATACTTTTTCCAGTAGCTTGCGAGCCAATGAATAAAGTTAAATCGCCAAATTCTATGTCTGCTTTTTTAATTTGTCCTAAATTAGTAAGGTTAATTTTTTTCATGTTTTTATCTATTTATTGTTAAAAATAAATTGAATTGAATTGATTTTAAATTAAAGTTAAGGTTTTAAATTAATATTAAAACCCAGCTTCTTAATTGTAACATATTTTTGGAAATTCTATCACAACTAGAAACTAGGTTTTGGGAATTTAAAATTGGTAATTACGATCGCGCACCCACAAACTAACAGGAATTGCTTTTCCTTGAGCATTAACTTTAACTTCCACCACAAAAGATTGTTGATCCTTCATTTGTGCTTCTGTAATGGTACTATTAATTTGTTCTCGTTGATTTTCTGGCATATAATACCGTTCTAAACCATATTCAATACTCCATCCTGTTGATTTTCCTTGTAAAACAATCTGATTATTAGATAAATTCTGAGGATATTCTGCACTGACTTTTACAGGTTTCCAGGCTGAAGGATGTTGAGATTTTGTTGAATCTTTGGGTTGTTCTAAGGTGACATAAATTAGGGTTCCAGTGGGTAAATATTC encodes the following:
- a CDS encoding imelysin family protein, giving the protein MNKTLPIQSMTYSILKCFKTSVIASLLLLSSSCNNTASTNNPSQAVSPEMTTLVVSNFADEVVIPTYQQLVQEAGELSKAVNGFVENPTEETLKAAQNAWITTRAPWEQSEAFAFGPAESLGYDGDLDDWPVNETDVVAVINSQDEITLESVKKLQTTQKGFHTIEYLLFGLDSQKTAQDFSERELKLLQNLTLAFNESANSLTKSWAEGVNGNPAYREVLATAGTNNNPAYPTPQAAVEEILQGMLGCLDEVANEKIGKPLETKDHLSFESRFSQNSLTDFKNNLKSVENAYLGQISGTGTQSNSISSLVAQKNPELDQKIKQELKAAIEAVNAVPSPIENSIKSPEKTAKLTSAKSAILTLFSTIETQLLPLLKTT
- a CDS encoding di-heme oxidoreductase family protein; the encoded protein is MQTLSLKYPPRKSIKFLIIFAIAILGGITLSHLWHFQNLFQPEISLAGGETTVFNRSSSSFEQPLSNLDEAGKKKHTESNTAFEANFVTKPAQIHPGLGPFFNNASCAGCHLKNGRGLPEPGQLLVRVSATKINPIQPGNFHLEGSVKIDNSPPVLGLGTQIQDFAIYGQKPEATVNIEWQEKTGQYGDKTSYKLRSPQPKIILPNGQLIATDIQKSLRVPPPVFGLGLLEAVPEQTILNLADPQDKNQDGISGKVNQVWDVQKQSQALGRFGLKAGNPTLIQQNAGAYVNDMGITNPLFTEGEKPTDIDQKTLDLTTFYVQTLAVPARTLLDDPKVKRGETLFKQANCVSCHLPTLKTGNQAVKELANQTIHPYTDLLLHDLGSGLADNRPEFQASGTEWRTPALWGIGLTQTVSPYSGYLHDGRARTLEEAILWHGGEAETAKEAFRTMNQKDREALVRFLQSL
- the rpmF gene encoding 50S ribosomal protein L32, whose protein sequence is MAVPKKKMSRSRRDMRKATWKRKARLQAEKALSLGKSVLTGRSTGFYYPTDDAEEGDEE
- a CDS encoding AAA family ATPase — translated: MKKINLTNLGQIKKADIEFGDLTLFIGSQATGKSILLQLIKLLLDSGDIVHTIKKNGYDWGGNINNLIEFYFGDGMRNLWSKNTEIYSNNKSIDLDQLLNENSRKKEQLFFMPAQRVLTLENGWPRLFRSFNGAPYVVRNFSEHLLLLMQQGLGNKGSPIFPQKGRLKQELRDALDQSIFHGAQVELNTTGMSKSIQINMNGNRLSFMSWSAGQREFMPLLLGLYWLMPISKASKKSDIDWVVIEEPEMGLHPQAILSVILMCLELLHRGYRLLISTHSPVLLEAVWAIRFLREQNPDIEYLYKLFALKPSAPTTKLFETILNHKTFLTYYFDQKEDGVYVRNISSLDPFDPDPVIANWGGLTSFSSQASDVVSQAIQEKE
- a CDS encoding GDYXXLXY domain-containing protein, with amino-acid sequence MNDANLNETQSSVTLTQFPVVKKQIPAWKFWTPLLFQLILILAVPSQAFYTQVTGKTVILQTAPVDPYDFFRGYYQTLSYDISNLNTLKALPGWKEIVKGEEYLPTGTLIYVTLEQPKDSTKSQHPSAWKPVKVSAEYPQNLSNNQIVLQGKSTGWSIEYGLERYYMPENQREQINSTITEAQMKDQQSFVVEVKVNAQGKAIPVSLWVRDRNYQF